The Streptomyces phaeolivaceus genome has a window encoding:
- a CDS encoding slipin family protein: MLESLLITAAALASAATVYVAAAARVVKQYERGVVFRLGRLRGDPRTPGFTMVVPGIDRIHKVNMQIVTMPVPAQEGITRDNVTVRVDAVVYFKVVDAANAVIQVQDYRFAVSQMAQTSLRSIIGKSDLDDLLSNREKLNQGLELMIDSPAVEWGVTIDRVEIKDVSLPDTMKRSMARQAEADRERRARIINADAELQASRKLSEAAKEMADTPSALQLRLLQTVVAVAAEKNSTLVLPFPVELLRFLERAQAGPPPNPTPPSPPVSPPPPPVSPPAPPPPTE; this comes from the coding sequence ATGCTGGAGTCCCTGCTCATCACCGCCGCAGCACTCGCCTCCGCCGCCACCGTCTACGTCGCCGCGGCCGCCCGAGTCGTCAAACAGTACGAACGAGGCGTGGTCTTCCGCCTGGGCCGCCTCCGCGGTGATCCCAGAACCCCCGGCTTCACCATGGTCGTCCCCGGCATCGACCGCATCCACAAGGTCAACATGCAGATCGTGACGATGCCCGTCCCGGCCCAGGAGGGCATCACCCGCGACAACGTCACCGTCCGTGTCGACGCGGTCGTCTACTTCAAGGTGGTGGACGCGGCGAACGCGGTCATCCAGGTCCAGGACTACCGCTTCGCCGTCTCCCAGATGGCCCAGACCTCCCTGCGCTCGATCATCGGCAAGAGCGATCTGGACGACCTCCTGTCCAACCGCGAGAAGCTCAACCAGGGCCTGGAGCTGATGATCGACAGCCCCGCCGTGGAGTGGGGCGTCACCATCGACCGTGTGGAGATCAAGGACGTGTCCCTCCCCGACACCATGAAGCGCTCCATGGCCCGCCAGGCCGAGGCCGACCGCGAACGCCGCGCCCGCATCATCAACGCGGACGCGGAGCTGCAGGCGTCGAGAAAGCTCTCGGAGGCGGCGAAGGAGATGGCCGACACCCCCTCCGCCCTCCAACTCCGCCTGCTGCAGACGGTGGTGGCGGTGGCCGCCGAGAAGAACTCCACGCTCGTGCTCCCCTTCCCGGTGGAACTCCTCCGCTTCCTGGAACGAGCCCAGGCAGGCCCCCCACCGAACCCCACACCCCCCTCCCCACCCGTATCCCCGCCCCCACCTCCCGTTTCACCACCCGCCCCGCCCCCTCCGACCGAGTGA